A genomic region of Taeniopygia guttata chromosome 28, bTaeGut7.mat, whole genome shotgun sequence contains the following coding sequences:
- the TMPRSS9 gene encoding transmembrane protease serine 9 isoform X5, translating to MDQPKPGQGTQRRRVGACCWKVTAAAAVAGSATALCLGILLASHSAEEASFEHTVELQGITFNSSLQMENSDYYRVLTPALERLFLSSVQDSQLNWSCTGCTILGYRNGNSSVIVHFRLLFTPRDSQPLSSALEEEAFRHGLAAALHKQGLSLAAYGTISSASLTGSNKASSHRPGLKSDCGSRPAMQTASRIVGGSEASRGEFPWQVSLRENNEHFCGAAILTEKWLVSAAHCFTEFQDPAMWAAYTGTTSLRGSDSSAVKMDISQIIPHPSYNADTADYDVAVLELKKPVTFTKYIQPVCLPDAGHHFPTSKKCLISGWGYLKEDFLVKPEFLQKATVELLDQNLCSSLYSHVLTDRMMCAGYLEGKVDSCQGDSGGPLVCQEPSGRFFLAGIVSWGIGCAEARRPGVYTRVTKLRDWILDAISAFPTSMVRTVPPMHFRTSSNMANAEDVNTTTRATPTTFPAPAASRPATAAGPQECGRRPGFSKPSKIVGGTDASRGEIPWQVSLKEDSRHFCGATIIGDRWLLSAAHCFNETIPEEIEAYVGTTSINGTDENAVKVNVTRVIPHPLFNPMILDFDVAVLELARPLVFNKYIQPVCLPLAMQKFPVGKKCLISGWGDLQEGNDTKPESLQKASVGIIEQNTCNFLYNFSLTDRMICAGFMEGMVDSCQGDSGGPLACEVTPGVFYLAGIVSWGFGCAQAMRPGVYSRITRLTDWILDTISQLPSGGTSIPPSSAIPRTSTTAIFIQPSTMAAGPANRTTLETKISTTMSETSTALRTTETAKPTQTPDCGSTTALAFSKIVGGSSAARGEWPWQVSLWLQRKEHKCGAVLIADRWLLSAAHCFNIYSDPKMWVAFLGTPFLSGIDGKMEKIFRIYKHPFYNVYSLDYDVALLELSTPVTFSSTIRPICLPDNSHIFREGARCFITGWGSTKEGGLMSKHLQKAAVNMIGDQACKKFYPVQISSRMLCAGFPQGTVDSCSGDAGGPLACKEPSGKWFLAGITSWGYGCARPYFPGVYTKVTAVQGWIVQNLKL from the exons TTTCTGTCCAGTGTCCAAGACTCCCAGCTAAACTGGAGCTGCACCGGTTGCACCATCCTGGGCTACAG GAATGGAAACTCCAGTGTGATCGTCCATTTCCGCCTCCTCTTCACCCCCCGGgattcccagcccctcagctctgccttggaGGAGGAAGCTTTCAGACACGGGCTGGCGGCTGCCCTGCACAAGCAGGGTTTGTCCCTGGCTGCCTATGGGACCATCTCCTCAGCTTCTCTCACAG GTTCCAACAAAGCTTCTTCCCACAGACCTGGACTGAAATCAG ACTGTGGGAGTCGCCCTGCCATGCAGACTGCCAGCAGGATCGTTGGAGGCTCAGAGGCATCCAGAGGGGAGTTCCCCTGGCAAGTCAGCCTTCGAGAGAACAATGAGCACTTTTGTGGCGCTGCAATCCTCACAGAGAAGTGGCTGGTGTCTGCTGCTCACTGCTTTACTGA GTTTCAGGACCCAGCCATGTGGGCAGCTTACACAGGAACCACCTCCCTCAGAGGCTCTGACAGCAGTGCAGTGAAAATGGACATTTCACAGATCATCCCACACCCCTCTTACAATGCTGACACAGCTGACTATGATGTGGCCGTGCTGGAGCTGAAGAAACCTGTGACCTTCACTAAGTACATCCAGCCTGTGTGCCTGCCAGATGCTGGCCATCACTTCCCCACCAGCAAGAAGTGCCTTATCTCTGGCTGGGGCTACCTCAAGGAGGATTTCT TGGTGAAACCCGAGTTCCTGCAGAAAGCAACAGTGGAGCTGTTAGATCAGAACCTATGTTCCAGTCTCTACAGCCATGTGCTCACAGACAGGATGATGTGTGCTGGCTACCTGGAGGGGAAAGTTGACTCCTGCCAG GGTGACTCTGGTGGGCCTCTGGTTTGCCAAGAACCATCTGGCAGGTTTTTTCTGGCGGGAATTGTGAGCTGGGGTATTGGATGTGCTGAAGCCAGACGGCCTGGGGTTTACACACGTGTTACCAAACTCAGAGACTGGATCTTGGATGCTATTTCAGCCTTCCCTACCTCCATGGTCCGTACTGTTCCTCCAATGCACTTCAGGACTAGCAGTAACATGGCCAACGCTGAAGACGTCAACACCACCACCAGAGCAACCCCAACCaccttcccagccccagctgccagcaggcCAGCGACTGCAGCAGGACCACAAG AGTGTGGAAGACGACCTGGGTTCTCTAAACCTAGCAAGATTGTGGGAGGAACAGATGCTTCCAGAGGAGAGATCCCTTGGCAAGTCAGCCTGAAAGAAGACTCCAGACATTTCTGTGGAGCCACCATCATTGGGGACCGctggctgctgtcagcagctcaCTGCTTCAATGA GACAATTCCAGAAGAGATTGAAGCCTATGTGGGAACAACATCAATAAATGGAACAGACGAGAATGCAGTGAAAGTGAATGTAACAAGAGTGATCCCACATCCCCTCTTCAACCCCATGATTCTGGACTTTGATGTTGCTGTACTTGAACTGGCAAGACCTCTTGTCTTCAACAAATACATACAGCCTGTGTGCCTCCCACTTGCCATGCAGAAGTTTCCTGTTGGCAAGAAATGCCTCATTTCTGGATGGGGTGACCTCCAGGAAGGGAACG ACACCAAGCCCGAGAGTCTGCAGAAAGCATCTGTGGGCATCATAGAACAGAACACCTGCAACTTCCTCTATAACTTCTCCCTCACTGACCGAATGATCTGTGCTGGCTTCATGGAGGGGATGGTAGACTCATGCCAG GGAGATTCAGGTGGGCCCTTGGCCTGTGAGGTGACCCCAGGAGTGTTTTACCTTGCTGGCATCGTGAGCTGGGGATTTGGTTGTGCCCAGGCTATGAGACCTGGTGTGTATTCCAGAATTACCAGACTCACAGACTGGATCCTGGACACCATCTCCCAGTTGCCCAGTGGCGGCACAAGCATCCCTCCCAGTTCAGCCATCCCTAGAACTTCCACCACAGCCATTTTTATCCAGCCCAGCACAATGGCTGCAGGTCCAGCCAACAGAACCACCCTGGAGACAAAAATCAGTACAACCATGAGTGAAACCTCCACAGCTCTGAGAACGACTGAGACTGCCAAGCCTACCCAAACCCCAG ACTGTGGCTCAACAACCGCTCTGGCCTTTAGCAAGATCGTGGGTGGCAGCAGTGCGGCTCGAGGAGAATGGCCCTGGCAAGTCAGTCTCTGGCTTCAGCGGAAGGAGCACAAGTGTGGGGCTGTCCTCATTGCTGATCGgtggctgctctctgcagctcacTGCTTTAACAT TTACAGTGACCCCAAAATGTGGGTGGCCTTTCTAGGAACACCCTTCCTGAGTGGCATCGATggcaaaatggagaaaatatttcGTATCTACAAACACCCTTTTTACAACGTCTACAGCCTAGACTATGATGTGGCACTACTGGAACTGAGCACACCTGTCACGTTCAGCAGCACCATCAGACCTATATGTCTCCCAGACAACTCTCACATCTTCCGTGAAGGGGCCAGATGCTTCATCACAGGCTGGGGCTCCACAAAGGAAGGAG GTCTCATGTCAAAGCACCTGCAAAAAGCAGCAGTCAACATGATCGGAGACCAGGCCTGCAAAAAGTTCTACCCTGTCCAGATCAGCAGCAGGATGCTGTGTGCTGGTTTCCCGCAGGGCACTGTCGACAGCTGCTCA gGTGATGCAGGTGGGCCCCTGGCATGTAAAGAACCTTCAGGGAAGTGGTTTCTAGCAGGAATCACAAGCTGGGGCTATGGCTGTGCCAGGCCATACTTCCCTGGTGTCTACACCAAAGTCACAGCTGTCCAAGGCTGGATTGTACAGAACCTCAAGCTCTGA
- the TMPRSS9 gene encoding transmembrane protease serine 9 isoform X4, which yields MDQPKPGQGTQRRRVGACCWKVTAAAAVAGSATALCLGILLASHSAEEASFEHTVELQGITFNSSLQMENSDYYRVLTPALERLFLSSVQDSQLNWSCTGCTILGYSRNGNSSVIVHFRLLFTPRDSQPLSSALEEEAFRHGLAAALHKQGLSLAAYGTISSASLTGSNKASSHRPGLKSDCGSRPAMQTASRIVGGSEASRGEFPWQVSLRENNEHFCGAAILTEKWLVSAAHCFTEFQDPAMWAAYTGTTSLRGSDSSAVKMDISQIIPHPSYNADTADYDVAVLELKKPVTFTKYIQPVCLPDAGHHFPTSKKCLISGWGYLKEDFLVKPEFLQKATVELLDQNLCSSLYSHVLTDRMMCAGYLEGKVDSCQGDSGGPLVCQEPSGRFFLAGIVSWGIGCAEARRPGVYTRVTKLRDWILDAISAFPTSMVRTVPPMHFRTSSNMANAEDVNTTTRATPTTFPAPAASRPATAAGPQECGRRPGFSKPSKIVGGTDASRGEIPWQVSLKEDSRHFCGATIIGDRWLLSAAHCFNETIPEEIEAYVGTTSINGTDENAVKVNVTRVIPHPLFNPMILDFDVAVLELARPLVFNKYIQPVCLPLAMQKFPVGKKCLISGWGDLQEGNDTKPESLQKASVGIIEQNTCNFLYNFSLTDRMICAGFMEGMVDSCQGDSGGPLACEVTPGVFYLAGIVSWGFGCAQAMRPGVYSRITRLTDWILDTISQLPSGGTSIPPSSAIPRTSTTAIFIQPSTMAAGPANRTTLETKISTTMSETSTALRTTETAKPTQTPVVPCTSLTFKCSSKVCIGKENPECDGVVDCSNGFDEHNCDCGSTTALAFSKIVGGSSAARGEWPWQVSLWLQRKEHKCGAVLIADRWLLSAAHCFNMNTLPEWHRWQNGENISYLQTPFLQRLQPRL from the exons TTTCTGTCCAGTGTCCAAGACTCCCAGCTAAACTGGAGCTGCACCGGTTGCACCATCCTGGGCTACAG TAGGAATGGAAACTCCAGTGTGATCGTCCATTTCCGCCTCCTCTTCACCCCCCGGgattcccagcccctcagctctgccttggaGGAGGAAGCTTTCAGACACGGGCTGGCGGCTGCCCTGCACAAGCAGGGTTTGTCCCTGGCTGCCTATGGGACCATCTCCTCAGCTTCTCTCACAG GTTCCAACAAAGCTTCTTCCCACAGACCTGGACTGAAATCAG ACTGTGGGAGTCGCCCTGCCATGCAGACTGCCAGCAGGATCGTTGGAGGCTCAGAGGCATCCAGAGGGGAGTTCCCCTGGCAAGTCAGCCTTCGAGAGAACAATGAGCACTTTTGTGGCGCTGCAATCCTCACAGAGAAGTGGCTGGTGTCTGCTGCTCACTGCTTTACTGA GTTTCAGGACCCAGCCATGTGGGCAGCTTACACAGGAACCACCTCCCTCAGAGGCTCTGACAGCAGTGCAGTGAAAATGGACATTTCACAGATCATCCCACACCCCTCTTACAATGCTGACACAGCTGACTATGATGTGGCCGTGCTGGAGCTGAAGAAACCTGTGACCTTCACTAAGTACATCCAGCCTGTGTGCCTGCCAGATGCTGGCCATCACTTCCCCACCAGCAAGAAGTGCCTTATCTCTGGCTGGGGCTACCTCAAGGAGGATTTCT TGGTGAAACCCGAGTTCCTGCAGAAAGCAACAGTGGAGCTGTTAGATCAGAACCTATGTTCCAGTCTCTACAGCCATGTGCTCACAGACAGGATGATGTGTGCTGGCTACCTGGAGGGGAAAGTTGACTCCTGCCAG GGTGACTCTGGTGGGCCTCTGGTTTGCCAAGAACCATCTGGCAGGTTTTTTCTGGCGGGAATTGTGAGCTGGGGTATTGGATGTGCTGAAGCCAGACGGCCTGGGGTTTACACACGTGTTACCAAACTCAGAGACTGGATCTTGGATGCTATTTCAGCCTTCCCTACCTCCATGGTCCGTACTGTTCCTCCAATGCACTTCAGGACTAGCAGTAACATGGCCAACGCTGAAGACGTCAACACCACCACCAGAGCAACCCCAACCaccttcccagccccagctgccagcaggcCAGCGACTGCAGCAGGACCACAAG AGTGTGGAAGACGACCTGGGTTCTCTAAACCTAGCAAGATTGTGGGAGGAACAGATGCTTCCAGAGGAGAGATCCCTTGGCAAGTCAGCCTGAAAGAAGACTCCAGACATTTCTGTGGAGCCACCATCATTGGGGACCGctggctgctgtcagcagctcaCTGCTTCAATGA GACAATTCCAGAAGAGATTGAAGCCTATGTGGGAACAACATCAATAAATGGAACAGACGAGAATGCAGTGAAAGTGAATGTAACAAGAGTGATCCCACATCCCCTCTTCAACCCCATGATTCTGGACTTTGATGTTGCTGTACTTGAACTGGCAAGACCTCTTGTCTTCAACAAATACATACAGCCTGTGTGCCTCCCACTTGCCATGCAGAAGTTTCCTGTTGGCAAGAAATGCCTCATTTCTGGATGGGGTGACCTCCAGGAAGGGAACG ACACCAAGCCCGAGAGTCTGCAGAAAGCATCTGTGGGCATCATAGAACAGAACACCTGCAACTTCCTCTATAACTTCTCCCTCACTGACCGAATGATCTGTGCTGGCTTCATGGAGGGGATGGTAGACTCATGCCAG GGAGATTCAGGTGGGCCCTTGGCCTGTGAGGTGACCCCAGGAGTGTTTTACCTTGCTGGCATCGTGAGCTGGGGATTTGGTTGTGCCCAGGCTATGAGACCTGGTGTGTATTCCAGAATTACCAGACTCACAGACTGGATCCTGGACACCATCTCCCAGTTGCCCAGTGGCGGCACAAGCATCCCTCCCAGTTCAGCCATCCCTAGAACTTCCACCACAGCCATTTTTATCCAGCCCAGCACAATGGCTGCAGGTCCAGCCAACAGAACCACCCTGGAGACAAAAATCAGTACAACCATGAGTGAAACCTCCACAGCTCTGAGAACGACTGAGACTGCCAAGCCTACCCAAACCCCAG TGGTGCCTTGTACCAGCCTCACTTTCAAGTGTTCCAGCAAGGTGTgtattggaaaagaaaatcctgaaTGTGATGGTGTTGTGGACTGCAGCAACGGCTTCGATGAGCACAACTGTG ACTGTGGCTCAACAACCGCTCTGGCCTTTAGCAAGATCGTGGGTGGCAGCAGTGCGGCTCGAGGAGAATGGCCCTGGCAAGTCAGTCTCTGGCTTCAGCGGAAGGAGCACAAGTGTGGGGCTGTCCTCATTGCTGATCGgtggctgctctctgcagctcacTGCTTTAACAT GAACACCCTTCCTGAGTGGCATCGATggcaaaatggagaaaatatttcGTATCTACAAACACCCTTTTTACAACGTCTACAGCCTAGACTATGA